The Mycolicibacterium aurum genome segment ACGAGAATGTCGGCAGCCGCAAGACGATGATCAAAGAGTTTGCCAACCACCTGCCGGGTGACCCTCGCAAGGTGGCGGAAGCGGTGTTGATGCTGACGACGCTGGAGAATCCCCCGCTGCGGCTGCTGCTCGGACGCGACGTCCTGAAGGCGGTGCGCGACAAGATCAGCGAGCTGACGGCGTCGATCGATGAATGGGAAGCCGTCACCAAGAACGTGAACTTCCCGAAGGCGTGACGATGGGCAACCTGGACGGTCACGTCGCCTTCATCACCGGTGCCGCCCGCGGGATGGGGCGCGCGCACGCCGTCACGCTGGCCGGTGCGGGCGCCGACATCATCGCCGTCGACATCTGCGCGGAGTTCGACTCGACCGATTACCCAGGGTCGACCCCGGACGACCTGGCCGAGACGGTGAGACTTGTTGAGCGGCAGGGCCGACGGATCCTGGCCCGGCAGGCCGACGTGCGTGACCCGGAAGCGCTCGACGACGTGGTGGCCGACGCCATGCGCGAGTTCGGCCGCCTCGACATCGTGATCGCCAACGCGGGCATCATCCGGGTGAGCGACACCGAAGATCGGCGGCAGACCTTCCGCGATGTCGTCGAGGTCAACCTGATCGGCGCGTGGAACACCGTCGACGCCGCCATTCCGGCGCTGATCGCCGGGGGCCGCGGTGGCTCGATCGTGCTGGTCAGTTCCACCCAGGGGATCAAGGCGGCGGGCGAAAGGCCGGGCATCCAGGCCTACGGCGCCTCCAAACGCGCACTGGTGGCGCTGATGCAGGGTTGGGCGCTGCAACTCGCGCCGCACTCGATCCGGGTCAACGCCATCCACCCCAGTGGTGTTGCCACCGACATGATCATCAACGAGTCCACCATCGGGCTGGCCGAGGCGGGCGACGCGTGGCTGGCCAGCCAACAGAACGCCCTTCCCATCGCGCTGCTGCAGCCGACGGACATCGCCGGCGCGGTGGCCTGGCTGGTGTCCGATGCGGCGGCGTTCATCACCGGCACCTCGTGGCCGCTCGACGCCGGATTCACGCTGCGCAGTTGAGGGAGGCGCCCGGGGCGAACTCCCGACCGGACTCAGTAGGCGTCGTGCAGGCGGAACCACTCGTACGGCGGTTGCTGCGGCCAGCCCTGCGGTGAGTCCTCCCAGCTCTCCTGACGCCCGTACGGCGTGAGGTCGAGCAGATCGAAGACCAGCATGAACGGCTCTTCGCCGCGGTTGAACGTCTGCCAGGTGTGGAACACCTCGTCGCCGTCGCGCAGAAACACGCTGATCGCGTGGTGCTCCTCGCCGTCCACGGTGGTGTGGAAGTCCTCGTTGAACGTCGACCGGCCCGACGACACCCAGGGCAGGTCCCATTCCATCCGGTCCTTGAACGCCACCAGCTTGCCCACCGGCGCGCGGGACACCAGTACCAGCGAGGTGTCCTTGGCGTGCAGGTGTGACAGCGGACCGATGTGGTCGGCCATCATCGCACAGCCGGAACATCCCTCGTCCCAGTCGGATCCGAACATGAAGTGCTGCACGATGAGCTGACGTCGCCCGTCGAAGAGGTCGAGCAGGGTCA includes the following:
- a CDS encoding mycofactocin-coupled SDR family oxidoreductase, coding for MGNLDGHVAFITGAARGMGRAHAVTLAGAGADIIAVDICAEFDSTDYPGSTPDDLAETVRLVERQGRRILARQADVRDPEALDDVVADAMREFGRLDIVIANAGIIRVSDTEDRRQTFRDVVEVNLIGAWNTVDAAIPALIAGGRGGSIVLVSSTQGIKAAGERPGIQAYGASKRALVALMQGWALQLAPHSIRVNAIHPSGVATDMIINESTIGLAEAGDAWLASQQNALPIALLQPTDIAGAVAWLVSDAAAFITGTSWPLDAGFTLRS
- a CDS encoding DUF899 domain-containing protein, giving the protein MDDATALPPIVPRADWERARADLLVREKELFRLKDQVSAARRRLPMVRIDAPYLFDTEAGPVTLLDLFDGRRQLIVQHFMFGSDWDEGCSGCAMMADHIGPLSHLHAKDTSLVLVSRAPVGKLVAFKDRMEWDLPWVSSGRSTFNEDFHTTVDGEEHHAISVFLRDGDEVFHTWQTFNRGEEPFMLVFDLLDLTPYGRQESWEDSPQGWPQQPPYEWFRLHDAY